The following are encoded together in the Mammaliicoccus vitulinus genome:
- a CDS encoding ECF transporter S component, translated as MSKRLTLSDILVTVLIGALFAIIYKFLWIPYEILKPLGLHLEQSVYGLWFIAAIVTYLIIQKPGVALLAEFAAGAGETIVMGQFDIPTFIYALLQGLACEIVFLAVRYKTRKLSVAVVAGMTAGIITLPIDWFYNYLSDVALWNVILMFAIRILSGAIVGGALGYAIVRALDQTGVTKLFRPASKKDYDLL; from the coding sequence ATGTCAAAAAGATTAACTTTGTCTGATATTCTAGTTACGGTATTGATTGGTGCGTTATTTGCAATCATTTATAAATTTTTATGGATTCCATATGAAATTTTAAAACCTTTAGGATTACATTTAGAACAATCAGTATATGGCCTTTGGTTTATTGCAGCAATTGTAACGTATTTAATAATTCAAAAACCAGGTGTCGCATTACTTGCTGAATTTGCTGCAGGTGCTGGTGAAACAATTGTAATGGGACAATTTGATATCCCTACATTTATCTATGCATTACTTCAAGGTTTAGCTTGCGAAATTGTCTTTTTGGCAGTTCGTTATAAAACGAGAAAGTTATCTGTTGCTGTTGTAGCTGGGATGACTGCTGGTATTATCACACTACCTATTGATTGGTTCTATAATTATTTAAGTGATGTTGCATTATGGAATGTAATCTTAATGTTCGCAATTAGAATATTGAGTGGCGCGATTGTAGGTGGCGCATTAGGATATGCGATTGTAAGAGCACTTGACCAAACTGGTGTCACTAAGTTGTTTAGACCAGCATCTAAAAAAGATTATGACTTATTATAG
- a CDS encoding ABC transporter ATP-binding protein, whose protein sequence is MLSLKNLRLKYPDDKRIIFKNLDIQINDKEKVLLLGPSGSGKSTLLNVLSGIIPRSMDIPMKVDSKKIDTLPGVIFQDPDTQFCMPEIKEELAFVLENMNIPPTEMDKLIIEAMNKVNLNADPSLKINRLSGGMKQKLAIASILLQDTSTLFLDEPTAMLDHQSTTQLWDLIMQNWQNQTVVIVEHKVDYIWNYVDRVIVMNEHGEITHDSTPDDILRNHTDVLNDYGVWHPNSWHYAPKLSEIPSTQETLLNINHLDILRKHKNLFHVDNLSIYRGEWIALTGENGAGKTTFLESLMQLIKYKGQIKYKDEHIKKVKDASKHMYFVYQNPELQFIEISVFNEIMINFSHQDKNTAYEKTNEMLNLLKLDHVKDQHPFELSIGQKKRLSVATALSTNSEIILLDEPTFGLDSHNTFELIKLFHDRVRNGQTILMITHEQEIINRYATRTFTINDAQLTVNGGESHVN, encoded by the coding sequence TTGTTATCACTAAAAAATTTAAGACTTAAGTATCCTGACGATAAACGCATTATTTTCAAAAATTTAGATATTCAAATTAACGATAAAGAAAAAGTACTTTTATTAGGACCTAGTGGTTCAGGAAAAAGCACGTTATTAAATGTTTTAAGTGGCATTATTCCGAGATCAATGGATATTCCAATGAAAGTCGATTCTAAAAAAATAGATACCCTTCCTGGCGTTATATTCCAAGATCCCGATACACAATTTTGTATGCCAGAAATTAAAGAAGAATTAGCCTTCGTGTTGGAAAACATGAATATTCCACCTACTGAGATGGATAAGTTAATTATTGAAGCAATGAATAAAGTAAATTTAAATGCTGATCCTTCATTGAAAATCAACCGTTTAAGCGGAGGCATGAAACAAAAATTAGCCATTGCTTCTATATTGTTACAAGATACGAGTACATTATTTCTAGATGAACCTACTGCTATGCTTGACCATCAATCTACAACGCAGCTATGGGATTTAATTATGCAAAATTGGCAAAATCAAACTGTAGTGATTGTAGAGCATAAAGTAGACTATATTTGGAATTATGTAGACAGAGTAATTGTGATGAACGAGCACGGAGAAATCACACACGATAGTACACCTGATGATATATTACGTAATCATACGGATGTTCTAAATGACTATGGTGTGTGGCATCCAAACTCTTGGCATTACGCGCCAAAGTTAAGTGAAATACCTTCTACACAAGAAACATTATTAAATATTAATCATTTAGATATACTGCGCAAGCACAAGAACTTATTCCATGTAGATAACTTGTCTATATATAGAGGCGAGTGGATTGCGCTTACAGGAGAAAATGGTGCTGGAAAGACCACCTTTTTAGAGTCACTTATGCAGCTTATAAAGTATAAGGGACAAATTAAATATAAAGATGAGCACATTAAGAAAGTGAAAGATGCATCCAAACATATGTACTTTGTGTACCAAAATCCAGAATTACAATTTATAGAAATATCTGTTTTCAATGAAATTATGATTAATTTCTCACATCAAGATAAAAATACCGCTTACGAAAAAACTAATGAAATGTTGAATTTATTAAAACTAGATCATGTTAAAGATCAACATCCATTTGAACTATCCATAGGACAAAAGAAACGTTTAAGTGTCGCTACAGCGTTAAGTACGAACTCAGAAATTATACTTCTAGATGAGCCAACATTTGGTTTAGATAGTCACAATACATTCGAGCTCATTAAATTATTCCACGATAGAGTTCGTAACGGTCAAACCATTTTAATGATTACACATGAACAGGAAATTATAAATCGATATGCGACAAGGACATTTACCATAAATGACGCGCAATTAACCGTTAACGGTGGTGAATCACATGTTAACTAA
- the purH gene encoding bifunctional phosphoribosylaminoimidazolecarboxamide formyltransferase/IMP cyclohydrolase, producing the protein MKNAILSVSDKTNIVEFASKLIENGYKVYSTGGTKKALEEANIEVYSVSDLTNFPEIMDGRVKTLHPGVHGGILANRSIPEHLSALKEQDIDLIDLVVVNLYPFKETIKKENVTEDEAIENIDIGGPTMLRAAAKNYKFVTTIVDPTDYNEVINRIENNELDEAYRKSLMVKVFKHTNDYDKTIVEFFANESEQLRYGENPQQNATFVKTSNESNTLAGAKQLHGKALSFNNIKDADATLSLIKKFEQPAAVAVKHMNPCGVGVGETIEEAYDYAYEADSQSIFGGIVALNRPVTKKLAESLHAIFLEVVIAPSFEEEALEVLTTKKNIRLLEVDMTETKDEQEFVSVSGGYLVQDKDNATISREDMKVVTDVEPTEAQWKALELSWKVVRSVKSNAIVLANDHQTVGVGAGQMNRVGSAKIAIDRAIEMNENVALASDGFFPMGDSVETAAKAGIKTIIQPGGSIKDQDSIDMANKYGISMVFTGMRHFKH; encoded by the coding sequence ATGAAGAATGCAATATTAAGTGTTTCAGACAAAACCAACATAGTAGAATTTGCAAGCAAACTTATAGAAAATGGTTATAAAGTATATTCGACTGGCGGTACTAAAAAAGCATTAGAAGAGGCGAATATTGAAGTGTATTCTGTCTCTGATTTAACAAATTTCCCTGAAATAATGGATGGAAGAGTAAAAACATTACATCCAGGTGTACACGGCGGGATCCTTGCCAATCGTTCTATACCTGAACATTTATCAGCATTGAAAGAACAAGATATCGATTTAATTGATTTAGTTGTCGTAAACTTATATCCATTTAAAGAAACAATCAAAAAAGAAAATGTTACTGAAGATGAAGCAATCGAAAATATAGATATTGGTGGACCAACTATGTTAAGAGCTGCTGCCAAAAACTATAAATTTGTGACGACTATTGTTGACCCAACTGATTACAATGAGGTTATTAATCGCATAGAAAATAATGAGTTAGATGAAGCATATCGTAAATCTTTAATGGTTAAAGTATTTAAACATACAAATGATTATGATAAAACGATTGTTGAATTTTTCGCAAATGAATCAGAACAATTGAGATATGGCGAGAATCCACAACAAAATGCAACGTTTGTCAAAACGTCAAACGAATCAAATACTTTAGCGGGTGCTAAACAATTGCATGGTAAAGCGTTAAGTTTTAATAATATTAAAGATGCGGACGCAACTTTATCTCTTATTAAAAAATTCGAACAACCAGCTGCCGTAGCTGTTAAACATATGAATCCATGTGGTGTAGGTGTGGGCGAAACAATTGAAGAAGCATACGATTACGCTTATGAAGCAGATTCTCAATCTATATTTGGAGGCATCGTTGCTTTAAACAGACCCGTTACTAAAAAATTAGCTGAATCACTACATGCAATATTCTTAGAAGTCGTGATTGCACCAAGCTTTGAAGAAGAAGCTTTAGAAGTATTAACGACTAAGAAAAATATTAGATTGTTAGAAGTTGACATGACAGAAACGAAAGATGAACAAGAATTTGTCTCAGTGTCCGGTGGATACTTAGTACAAGATAAAGATAATGCCACGATATCTAGAGAAGATATGAAAGTTGTAACTGACGTTGAACCTACTGAAGCACAATGGAAAGCATTAGAATTATCATGGAAAGTTGTACGTTCTGTTAAAAGTAATGCCATTGTACTTGCTAATGACCATCAAACTGTTGGTGTAGGAGCTGGTCAAATGAATAGAGTTGGTTCTGCAAAAATAGCAATTGATAGAGCAATTGAAATGAATGAAAATGTTGCTTTAGCATCTGATGGCTTTTTCCCAATGGGAGATTCTGTAGAAACAGCTGCCAAAGCAGGTATCAAGACAATTATCCAACCAGGTGGTTCTATTAAAGACCAAGATTCAATTGATATGGCTAATAAATATGGCATCAGTATGGTATTTACTGGTATGAGACACTTTAAACATTAG
- the purM gene encoding phosphoribosylformylglycinamidine cyclo-ligase, translating to MSKAYKASGVDIEAGYEAVNRMKSHVQSTMRKEVLGGLGGFGAAFDLSQLNMEKPVLVSGTDGVGTKLKLAIDYNKHDTIGIDAVAMCVNDILTTGAEPLYFLDYIATNKVDPETIEAIVSGVSVGCKETNCALIGGETAEMGEMYHQGEYDIAGFCVGAVEKDAYIDGSTVDDGDILIGIKSSGIHSNGYSLVRNLIKESEIDLNDQFDENRTYLEAFLEPTKLYVKPVLSVLEKVKVKGMSHITGGGFIENIPRAIPEDKDADIDVSSYEVPKIFDWLKEQGKIEATEMYNVFNMGIGFVLIVNKEDQEETLNILKGHNEEAFVIGKISNGTGNVNLSGVQS from the coding sequence ATGTCGAAAGCATATAAAGCATCTGGTGTAGATATAGAAGCAGGTTATGAAGCGGTAAATAGAATGAAGTCTCATGTACAAAGTACGATGAGAAAAGAAGTTTTAGGTGGATTAGGTGGATTTGGTGCAGCCTTTGATCTATCTCAATTAAATATGGAAAAACCAGTATTAGTATCAGGTACTGATGGCGTTGGAACTAAATTAAAACTCGCTATTGATTATAATAAGCATGACACAATAGGTATTGATGCAGTTGCAATGTGTGTAAATGATATTTTAACAACAGGTGCAGAGCCTTTGTATTTCTTAGATTATATTGCGACAAACAAAGTGGACCCAGAAACAATTGAAGCAATTGTTTCTGGCGTGTCTGTTGGTTGTAAGGAGACAAACTGTGCATTAATAGGTGGAGAAACTGCTGAAATGGGCGAAATGTATCATCAAGGTGAATATGATATTGCAGGATTTTGTGTTGGTGCAGTTGAAAAAGACGCGTATATCGATGGCAGTACCGTTGACGACGGTGACATATTAATCGGTATAAAATCAAGCGGTATACATTCTAACGGATACAGTTTAGTAAGAAATTTAATTAAAGAAAGTGAAATTGATTTAAATGATCAGTTTGATGAAAATAGAACGTATTTAGAGGCGTTTCTTGAACCAACTAAATTATACGTTAAACCGGTCCTTTCAGTATTAGAAAAAGTGAAAGTGAAAGGTATGTCACATATAACTGGTGGTGGCTTTATAGAGAATATCCCTAGAGCCATTCCTGAAGATAAAGACGCTGATATAGATGTGAGTTCATATGAAGTGCCTAAAATCTTTGATTGGTTAAAAGAACAAGGCAAGATTGAAGCAACAGAAATGTATAATGTCTTTAATATGGGTATTGGTTTTGTACTGATTGTTAATAAAGAAGATCAAGAGGAAACGCTGAATATTCTAAAAGGTCATAATGAAGAAGCTTTCGTTATTGGTAAAATTTCTAATGGAACAGGAAATGTCAATTTGTCGGGGGTTCAATCATGA
- the purD gene encoding phosphoribosylamine--glycine ligase has translation MKVLVIGSGGREHVLAQKCSHSKLVDEVFVIPGNDAMSKVATIVSEIQESDHELIKDFVVEHEIEWVIIGPEQPLIDGLTDALEQTNAKVFGPNKAAAQLEGSKEFAKKIMEKYNIPTAEYQTITNKDEAAEYVEQCKIPIVLKKDGLAAGKGVIVALTRDEAREGIETLYETQNEKVVFEEFLDGEEYSVMTFVNNEFAVPFDCIAQDHKRAFDGDQGPNTGGMGAYCPVPHISEEVLQETNQKIAQPIADALVSEGINYFGLIYIGAILTENGPKVIEFNARFGDPEAQVLLTRLDSDFVELLEKVYKKEPITLEWKDESVVGVVLASKGYPGTYKKGYVVEGLEELDQYFVSALKKNDNGQFENNGGRVMIAIGTGDHIESAQKNAYEQVSKIKSDILFYRNDIGHKALKAQK, from the coding sequence ATGAAAGTACTTGTGATAGGATCAGGTGGAAGAGAACACGTATTAGCTCAAAAATGTAGTCATTCAAAGTTAGTTGATGAAGTATTTGTTATTCCTGGAAACGATGCGATGAGCAAAGTAGCTACAATTGTTTCTGAAATTCAAGAGTCAGATCATGAATTAATTAAAGATTTTGTTGTCGAGCATGAAATTGAATGGGTTATTATTGGCCCAGAACAACCTTTAATTGACGGTTTAACAGATGCATTAGAACAAACGAATGCAAAAGTGTTTGGACCTAATAAAGCAGCAGCACAATTAGAAGGTTCTAAAGAATTCGCAAAGAAAATTATGGAAAAATATAATATTCCTACTGCAGAATATCAAACCATTACTAATAAAGATGAAGCGGCTGAATATGTTGAACAATGCAAAATTCCAATTGTACTTAAAAAAGACGGCTTAGCTGCTGGTAAAGGTGTTATCGTTGCTTTAACGCGTGACGAAGCGAGAGAAGGTATTGAAACATTATACGAAACACAAAATGAAAAAGTCGTTTTCGAAGAATTTCTTGATGGTGAAGAATATTCTGTGATGACTTTTGTTAATAATGAGTTTGCTGTTCCATTCGATTGTATTGCGCAAGATCATAAGAGAGCTTTTGATGGTGATCAAGGACCAAATACAGGTGGAATGGGGGCATATTGTCCAGTTCCTCACATTTCTGAAGAAGTATTACAAGAAACGAACCAAAAAATAGCACAACCTATAGCGGACGCTTTAGTAAGCGAAGGTATAAATTATTTCGGCTTAATTTATATTGGTGCTATCCTAACGGAGAATGGGCCGAAAGTAATAGAATTTAATGCGAGATTTGGTGATCCCGAAGCTCAAGTACTACTTACTCGATTAGACTCTGACTTTGTCGAGCTTTTAGAAAAAGTATATAAAAAAGAACCTATAACATTAGAGTGGAAAGACGAAAGTGTGGTAGGTGTAGTGCTTGCTTCTAAAGGTTACCCTGGTACTTATAAAAAAGGTTATGTAGTTGAAGGATTAGAAGAACTGGATCAATATTTTGTTAGTGCTCTGAAAAAGAATGACAATGGGCAATTTGAGAACAATGGCGGTCGTGTTATGATTGCAATTGGTACTGGAGATCATATCGAATCAGCTCAAAAAAATGCTTATGAACAAGTTAGTAAAATTAAAAGTGATATATTGTTTTATAGAAATGATATAGGGCATAAAGCTTTAAAAGCTCAAAAATAA
- the purN gene encoding phosphoribosylglycinamide formyltransferase → MTKIAVFASGNGSNFEKIMENIEAGYLDHIEVTALYTDNPNAFCIERARRFNLPVYIIDPRTYDNKKDYEEALLTKLSQDRVSWIILAGYMKIVGPTLLKQYEGKMLNIHPSILPSFPGKDAVGQALDYGVRVTGATVHYVDSGMDTGEIIDQLSCSVHPDDTRETLQLRIQNLEYELYPRVIKEIIQ, encoded by the coding sequence ATGACAAAAATTGCTGTATTCGCATCAGGAAACGGATCAAACTTCGAAAAGATAATGGAAAATATTGAAGCAGGTTATTTAGATCATATTGAAGTGACAGCTTTATATACAGATAATCCAAATGCTTTTTGTATTGAAAGAGCAAGACGTTTTAATTTGCCGGTATATATTATCGATCCAAGAACATACGATAATAAAAAAGATTACGAAGAAGCGCTTTTAACAAAATTATCTCAAGATAGAGTCAGTTGGATTATTTTAGCAGGTTATATGAAAATTGTAGGTCCAACATTACTGAAGCAATATGAAGGAAAAATGTTAAACATTCATCCTTCTATTTTACCGAGCTTTCCAGGTAAAGATGCAGTTGGACAAGCACTTGATTATGGTGTTCGAGTGACAGGTGCAACAGTACACTATGTTGATAGTGGCATGGATACAGGTGAGATTATTGATCAATTAAGTTGCTCAGTACATCCAGATGACACAAGAGAAACATTGCAATTAAGAATACAAAACTTAGAATATGAATTATATCCACGTGTCATAAAAGAAATTATTCAATAA
- a CDS encoding energy-coupling factor transporter transmembrane component T family protein produces MLTNWKKYSTFIDHVNILTKLLLGIMLFFYAIFIHQFDFMIYLTIIMFIYLIVMSGVRWLPLLIVIAITMFFGITSSLFMIFYGEGERTLLKFGIIHITNESLLRGLHVTMRTLVISFYGMVIPFTSQIIFVFYSFMQHLKLKPKIAYAFMASIRMIPIMFSSFMQLRQALKMRYAVIDKSNRKGLKWINHLLIPTLSQSIRKSHRLAVAMEAKGFTNQKRTYYYKVPFTINDLYFVLLTILLVVIAYLLSIYIPITNIADIR; encoded by the coding sequence ATGTTAACTAACTGGAAGAAATACTCTACTTTTATTGATCATGTGAATATTTTAACGAAACTGTTATTAGGTATAATGTTATTTTTCTATGCGATATTTATTCACCAATTTGACTTCATGATTTATTTAACAATCATTATGTTTATATATTTAATTGTAATGAGTGGCGTTAGATGGTTACCACTTCTTATCGTAATAGCCATTACAATGTTCTTTGGAATCACCTCATCGTTATTTATGATTTTTTACGGTGAAGGAGAACGTACATTACTAAAATTCGGCATTATTCATATAACAAATGAAAGTTTGCTAAGAGGTTTGCATGTTACTATGCGTACACTCGTCATTTCATTTTATGGCATGGTAATCCCTTTTACCTCTCAAATAATTTTTGTATTTTACAGTTTCATGCAACATTTAAAATTAAAACCTAAAATAGCATATGCTTTTATGGCTTCAATACGAATGATTCCAATAATGTTTAGTTCTTTTATGCAGTTAAGACAAGCTTTAAAGATGCGTTACGCCGTTATCGATAAAAGTAATCGCAAAGGTTTGAAATGGATCAATCATCTACTCATACCTACTTTAAGTCAAAGCATTAGAAAGTCTCATCGATTAGCTGTTGCCATGGAAGCTAAAGGTTTCACTAATCAAAAAAGAACATACTATTATAAAGTTCCTTTTACAATAAATGATTTATATTTTGTACTATTAACGATATTGCTAGTCGTTATTGCATATTTATTAAGTATTTATATACCGATTACAAATATTGCAGATATTAGATAA
- the purF gene encoding amidophosphoribosyltransferase, with protein sequence MHEIKSLNEECGVFGIWNHPDSAQLTYMGLHSLQHRGQEGAGIVSSNGFELKGERGLGLLTDAISDVQLEGFKGNQHAIGHVRYATSGNQGIENIQPFLYHFYDMSVGVCHNGNLVNAQSLRKDLEKDGAIFHSSSDTEVIMHLIRRSKASTFEEALKESLNIIKGGFTFALLTKDALYGAVDPNAIRPLAVGRMKTGAYIIASETCAIDVLGAEFIRDIHAGEFIVINDDGIRVESYTTDTTTAISAMEYIYFARPDSTIAGKNVHAVRKESGKRLAQESPAINADMVIGVPNSSLSAASGFAEESHLPYEMGLVKNQYVARTFIQPTQELREQGVRVKLSAVKDIVHGKNIVLVDDSIVRGTTSKRIVKMLKDAGANEIHVRIASPEFMFPSFYGIDVSTSSELISANKSPEEIRDYIGADSLSYLSVDGLINSIGLDKEVPYHGLCVESFTGDYPAGLYDYEERYYENLSPRQKAYLANNKQYFDKEGNLNVESI encoded by the coding sequence ATGCATGAAATCAAGAGTTTAAATGAAGAATGTGGTGTATTTGGCATATGGAACCATCCAGATTCTGCACAATTAACTTATATGGGACTTCATAGTTTACAACATAGAGGTCAAGAAGGTGCAGGTATAGTTTCTTCAAATGGATTTGAGCTTAAAGGTGAAAGAGGTTTAGGATTGTTGACTGATGCAATTTCTGATGTTCAATTAGAAGGATTTAAAGGTAATCAACATGCAATTGGTCACGTAAGATATGCAACATCTGGAAATCAAGGTATTGAAAATATCCAACCTTTTTTATATCACTTTTATGATATGAGTGTAGGTGTTTGTCATAACGGAAATTTAGTTAATGCACAAAGTTTGAGAAAAGATTTAGAAAAAGACGGTGCTATTTTCCATTCTTCTTCAGATACAGAAGTGATCATGCATCTTATTAGAAGAAGTAAAGCATCCACTTTTGAAGAAGCATTAAAAGAAAGTTTGAATATAATAAAAGGCGGATTTACATTCGCTTTATTAACTAAAGATGCGCTATACGGTGCTGTAGATCCAAATGCAATTAGACCGTTAGCAGTAGGAAGAATGAAAACGGGTGCTTATATAATCGCTAGTGAAACATGTGCAATTGATGTTCTTGGCGCAGAGTTTATTAGAGATATTCATGCAGGAGAATTTATAGTCATTAATGATGATGGTATAAGAGTAGAATCATATACAACAGATACGACAACAGCAATTTCAGCTATGGAATATATTTATTTCGCTAGACCAGATTCCACAATAGCAGGTAAAAATGTACATGCTGTGCGCAAAGAATCAGGAAAAAGATTAGCACAAGAAAGCCCTGCTATTAATGCTGATATGGTTATAGGTGTGCCGAATTCATCACTTTCAGCAGCGTCTGGATTTGCTGAAGAAAGCCATTTACCGTATGAGATGGGACTTGTTAAAAATCAATATGTCGCTAGAACATTTATACAACCTACTCAAGAGTTACGTGAACAAGGTGTACGCGTCAAATTATCAGCTGTAAAAGATATTGTACATGGAAAAAATATTGTGCTTGTAGATGACTCAATTGTGAGAGGTACAACAAGTAAAAGAATCGTGAAAATGTTGAAAGACGCTGGAGCAAATGAAATTCATGTTCGCATTGCTTCTCCTGAATTTATGTTCCCTAGCTTTTATGGTATCGATGTATCCACATCATCAGAATTAATATCTGCAAATAAATCACCTGAAGAAATTAGAGACTATATTGGTGCAGATTCTTTATCTTATTTATCAGTTGATGGATTAATTAATTCTATTGGTTTAGATAAAGAGGTGCCATATCACGGTCTTTGTGTTGAAAGCTTTACGGGTGACTACCCTGCAGGACTGTATGATTATGAAGAACGATATTATGAAAATTTAAGTCCACGTCAAAAGGCTTATTTAGCAAATAACAAACAATACTTTGATAAAGAGGGTAATCTTAATGTCGAAAGCATATAA